TCTTTTGAAGCTTTAGTAGACGATCGGGACAATCTGTCACATAGTGCCCAACTTTGTCGCAACGATAACAGGTGACTTTAGATGGATCTCCACGGTTATAAtatcttcctcttcctcgttcCCTGTTATTGTAGTACCTTCCGCCGCGACCTCTGCCTCTGTTCTCACCGTTGAAACCACGGTTTGATTGTGGTTCCTCGTTTGCATACATTAGTTTGCCCTGATCTTCTtgaacctcttcttcttcagcaacACGTTCTTCATACGCCTTTAAACGTCCTACTATATCTTCAAAACTCGTCGTCTTAAGATCCAGTACTTGTTCCAAGGATGCCACGATATGAATGTATTTCTTCCGAGGGAGACACTTGAGGAACTTCTTAACCATCTTTACTTCTTCGATTTCTTCTCCTAAGGCAGCAGATTTCGATGATATCTCAGATAACTTGCTCGTAAAGTCATCTATGGTCTCTGCGTCTTTCATCTTGAGGCGATCAAAATCGGCCATTAGTGTCTGCAATCGGGCTTCCTTCACTCTTTCTGCTCCCACATATCTAGCCCTTATTGCATCCCAAACCTTCTTCGCCGTTCCTAATTCTCCAACTTGCAGAGTTAATGTCTCAGGTATGGACTGAAAAAGCAACGCCATTGCAGCATTGTTCCTGTCGTCTTTCTCTATTTTAGTTTCCACGATTCCCAGACTTTATGTACCCTAAGCAAGACCCTCATCCTCATAGCCCACACGGTATAGTTTGTTGCGTTCAATATGGGGCACTTGATGGACGAGGTTCCTCCGTCTTTCACCTTCGATGTTGTAGCTACCACGAGATCTCCCATTGTATCAAAAActcaagctctgataccaaatcttGCTGTAATGTTTGTATAAGACtcaaagaaaatataagaacTTCTTTTCTTATTGCTTAAGAAACTCACTCAAAACTTAAGCTCTCTAAATCTCACACAACACACACAATGCCCTTTACTCGGCATTGATATATATAAGACTTCTcttatcctaatcctaattAGATACACATAAGTTTAGATAACTCGTAAACTAACATGGATCCTTATCTCTAAAGATCCTACACTTATTAGGATTATGATAACTTGTCTCTCAAGCTTTGTTCAAGCTTACTTcaacaaaaattagaaagaaaaaaaccgtAAACAGGTTTTGTCAAAATAAATATCGCTTatattttcttccaaaatatggGTAAGGCAAAGAGGGGAAACCATAAATAATCTGCCTATAAATAGGTTTCGTGCATTTACAAGAAACCATTGAGTCAAATACAAGCCCTTTGCTATAAAAGCATTACAACTGATggaaaaacaaataacaaaatataaacatGTATGATGTAACTTATTCGTTATGTATAGCCTTTTATATCTGACAGGTGTATCAAACATGAGCTGGGATCGATAAAAGCCGTTTGGAACAGCCATTagccagaagaaaaaaaatacacacacacacgcaatatatatatatgcatcttTCGTGCACCGTAAGAATCGAAACTAGTGAATCTAGTACGCTAGGCAAGCCTTCCTTCGGTTTCTGGCAGCTGCCTGTTTCCAGACTTCTCGAATCTTGAAAGCTGCCTTAACCTTACACCACCTGGCTCTTGGAGACCCCGCAGTATTTGTAAAACGAATATTAAACGTTCCAGCTTCTTCCGTGCCAAACACGCTAACAGACAAACTATTATAGATTTGTTGTTCCCAATCCGCCGCACCAGTTGACAAGTTCGAGGACATGCCGTGATGATAAGTAAAAGTGTTCTCATGATCATCCTCTTCATTCTCGATATACCCTCTCGTGGCTAAAGTTTGTGCATCGTGGTCGTGTTCGTGTTCACTTATCCTGAAGCTGTTTCTCTGTAATAAATTCCGGTCGATATGAAACGTCATGTCTGGTGAGTTCTCACAACTCATTAGCATCTCTGGTTGGATGGTGGAGTTTGCAGCTGTCAAGTAAAGAGAACTCATAGAGCCTGATGGATCCGAAGTTCCTAcacattaaaaagaaaattgaataATAATTTAGCAAGTCTATAATAAGATGCATCTTTTAGTGCTATCATaagatttttttctaataatttagcAAGTCTATAATATATACACTagattaagacccgcgccttgcgcgggataaacattatatataaaaattattttatgtattatatgtttttacatattatgaaataataaaaatatattgaataattaaaagtgagtaactattagatatataattaaattggtgcgaaagtataaatcaattttattaatccaaacaatttttaaaaaaatttgataggatatgtaattaaatttaaatgatattaacatacatagtatatttttaatattaacgtctattaaatgatgctttctactcatatatttttttgatcatgtgtatctttaatagcaaaaactttaaattactgataacaaaatttttattgtgggattaataattttagtaattgataatttaaaaaaatttatcaatgttagttcaaaacttttatcaaaaataatgattcaaagtaaattttaaaactaaaatatttatttattcaatatggtttatagtttaatttagaatgatatagatacatatatattttaaatattaaggattaattaaattagacttttacttatatgattttgtaatcatttatattttgcataacaaaaattttaaaccatggatcacaaaatttgaatgtgagacttttaacagttttagtaatttatagtcattttttaaaattcaaaatataacatatacagaaaaatctaaatttttataatatggttatcatgtttttttttaaattattttaatagtttaaaattaaacaaatttgatagaagatacattattttttttatcagatctttgttattcaaaatcattaattgtcatatatattttatccacATTacgcaattccgtaatctttatttaaggaaataataaatgacattaataatgaatttatggttagtttaataaaaagcttattatataattagatgaaccaacctatttctctaataattctaagaatcatcctagcgatgacacgtgactacaaaaaaaagttgtaatgtttcacaaataatatatagaggatATCAAAAGACCTAGAGCGCGACCaaaattaacatgttttattcCTATCCTAAGATACTTTCTAATAATTTAGCAAGTCCATAATaggatatatacatattaaaagaCTTAGAGCACGACTAGAATAaacatgttttaatttattCCTATTCTAAgatattttttctaataatttagcAAGTCTGTAATAGGATATACATATCAAAAGACCTAGAGCGCGACCATGATAAACCTGTATACCTTGAAAGTTGTTGTGCTGCAACTCAGGACATGCGATGCCAAATCCGGGATTTGGCGTGCAGTGCAAGGATCTTTGTGGATGTTCCACAAAGGTCTGTAAGAGGGTAAGGTCTCTATAAGCTTCTTTCTTCAACTTGTCCAGCTGATAGGTTGGTATCTCATCAGGGTTTCGAAACGTGCCATCACTTAATGACACTTTGATCACTTCATAGACAGAGTTGAAAATAAGCGATCCATCAAGAGCGTTTGCGTTGTAGATGTAACGCTCTGTTTCGTCCAAAACGCATTGCATGGCGTGGGATACAATTGCTTCCCATTTTCTCTTTGAGATCCTTCCTGACTTTGTCTCTCTACCAAGTATCTGCTCAAAATAACAATTTAGATTAGTCGATTTagttacattaaaatttaaagatttattaAAATTACTTAGATTTAGAATCTTACGTTGTATAACTCATTTGGACATACGGCATACCAACGGAGTAAATCCTTGACGGTATAAATCTTCTGCTCAGCCAAACGCTTTGCCGAAACGCCACCTTTAGCTATGTTCTTCAGTCTCCAAACCTCGTCACTGGGAGACGGAGGGTAATGTTTTCTATAAGCTGCACATAAccacaattttaaaatttaaatcatttccataacataaaaataatttatgacaaaataacataaaaagaacaaaatctctataataatattaaataaaggATTAAATAACTTAATTACTTCAAATCTTAAACTCTTCTTCACCCTTAAATACTAAACCATACACTCTAATCACAAAATTCAAAAGCAAATACAagataaaaaatgttttcattttattttattaatgttattttgagaaaaaaaaatgtgcgTCTTTTTTGGGTAAATGTGCTTTACTATTACCGGTTATTTCTCAATTAAAAACAGTTGATAATTTAACCTAAACTCACTAACAGCGTCTACAACCCTAACCAAACGCAGTAACCGTTACTTACATTCTCCACGTTGGTCTTTACATCTAAAGGCTTCACTCCTTGCCTCCACGGCTCCACCCCCGGTTAACCTAGCACCTAACCGGAACTTCTGACTCCTAGTCCAACTCGAGTTATCCGAGAACGAGACGTCTCCGGCTATCACTCCGACTCCGTTTTCAAGCGTGACAGTTACATCTCCGGTGAGTAACGGAGGTTTGCCTTCACGCTGCTTCTCAATATAGCGTTTGAACTCGTCAACGGTCCAGCTTTCCTCCGTGAAGTGAGCTTTAAGCGGCACGATCTCCACACGAGAAGATGAGAGCGGTCCCGAAACGACTCGAGCGTTCGTGGCTGCGTCCacgagctcgatcgctacagGAGAACCGTCCTTGGTTTCGATCTTGGCTCCCATGAATATGGGAGACGGCGGCGAGTTTATGAATCGCAGCTTGAGACATGAACGCGACGACGGCGTTTCCGAACGTGAGCGTTCGGTTTGGGACCACGACGAAAAGAGATAAGGTCGTTGACTAAGACGATGATCAAGCGCCTCTCCGACCTATAATcataaaagaaaagataattaaTCACTACtttacatatatcatatatatatatatatatatatatatatatatataactaagcACATGTTTGCAAGTTTCAACAACATACGATCATGTTCATGTGCAGACAAACTAAATAGACAGTTAAACACACATGTACTTTCGTTATATGCATATAATTAGATGATTAAGACTATATTtagttatatgtttatatgataTAGTGCTATATAATAACTAGACTCAAGGACCATTCATTGTTGATACGGAGCCTACAAAATTTAGAACCACAGAAATTAAAACGGAACCGAAGAGAAGAACAAGTCAGTCAAAGCTGGTGGCTATGTAGGAACAGTTTCATTTAAGTTTTAACTAATCCCGTGATTAAATTAAGATTCTTGTTTAATTatatggtttatatatttttgctaTATGCTCGCCGAGTGAGTTATTTAATTGAAAAAGGACGAGAAAACTCACCATTTTTCTAACCAGGGGCTCCATACAAACCACGAGTTGATGCTTCAGCAGATCTC
This genomic stretch from Brassica napus cultivar Da-Ae chromosome C9, Da-Ae, whole genome shotgun sequence harbors:
- the LOC106440343 gene encoding calmodulin-binding protein 60 G isoform X1; this translates as MRNILDLHGSSGHNGLKAHRFTFKNTVNREMRDLLKHQLVVCMEPLVRKMVGEALDHRLSQRPYLFSSWSQTERSRSETPSSRSCLKLRFINSPPSPIFMGAKIETKDGSPVAIELVDAATNARVVSGPLSSSRVEIVPLKAHFTEESWTVDEFKRYIEKQREGKPPLLTGDVTVTLENGVGVIAGDVSFSDNSSWTRSQKFRLGARLTGGGAVEARSEAFRCKDQRGESYRKHYPPSPSDEVWRLKNIAKGGVSAKRLAEQKIYTVKDLLRWYAVCPNELYNILGRETKSGRISKRKWEAIVSHAMQCVLDETERYIYNANALDGSLIFNSVYEVIKVSLSDGTFRNPDEIPTYQLDKLKKEAYRDLTLLQTFVEHPQRSLHCTPNPGFGIACPELQHNNFQGTSDPSGSMSSLYLTAANSTIQPEMLMSCENSPDMTFHIDRNLLQRNSFRISEHEHDHDAQTLATRGYIENEEDDHENTFTYHHGMSSNLSTGAADWEQQIYNSLSVSVFGTEEAGTFNIRFTNTAGSPRARWCKVKAAFKIREVWKQAAARNRRKACLAY
- the LOC106440343 gene encoding calmodulin-binding protein 60 G isoform X2, translated to MHITKVHVCLTVYLVCLHMNMIVGEALDHRLSQRPYLFSSWSQTERSRSETPSSRSCLKLRFINSPPSPIFMGAKIETKDGSPVAIELVDAATNARVVSGPLSSSRVEIVPLKAHFTEESWTVDEFKRYIEKQREGKPPLLTGDVTVTLENGVGVIAGDVSFSDNSSWTRSQKFRLGARLTGGGAVEARSEAFRCKDQRGESYRKHYPPSPSDEVWRLKNIAKGGVSAKRLAEQKIYTVKDLLRWYAVCPNELYNILGRETKSGRISKRKWEAIVSHAMQCVLDETERYIYNANALDGSLIFNSVYEVIKVSLSDGTFRNPDEIPTYQLDKLKKEAYRDLTLLQTFVEHPQRSLHCTPNPGFGIACPELQHNNFQGTSDPSGSMSSLYLTAANSTIQPEMLMSCENSPDMTFHIDRNLLQRNSFRISEHEHDHDAQTLATRGYIENEEDDHENTFTYHHGMSSNLSTGAADWEQQIYNSLSVSVFGTEEAGTFNIRFTNTAGSPRARWCKVKAAFKIREVWKQAAARNRRKACLAY